A single window of Jiangella alkaliphila DNA harbors:
- a CDS encoding ATP-binding protein gives MVGQHTDTAAPLVAFVGRERELSALTTALAGSREPAFVLVEGEAGIGKTRLVQEALAALDPSTTLVAACPPLAEPFPLGPLVDALHRLPVDGVALSPLAGALRPLFPEWAEHLPPALAPLEDPSSTRHRLFRALAELVERSGIEVLVLEDAHWADAATLEFLPLLVGATEHDLSLVVTYRGTDVPAASPLLRLTARPPAGLRRLELALEPLTVGETTALVASMFATDDISAEFVSFLHRRTEGVPLALEESLSLLRERGDIVRRGGEWSRRAVDDLQVPPTVRDSVLERVERLPPSARRLLEAAAVLTEPADGVLLARVAGLAGDDARAGLAAALTSGLLREASPGRFVCRHVLASRAVEEALPVSERRLLHGQAAAALQELPTPPVLRLSRHFREAGDVPAWSKHAEAAADLALEAGEDRAAVVLLNDLLTAAAHPPDREARLAHKLGQAATWGVAALGELALVVAETLAAALARPELPADRRGEIRLLVGRLWLQLGDFDTGIEHVETAAGELAGRPELAVRAMISLSHPRGQVWPVGRHRDWLDRATALFPQVPAEEQTWLAVDRASALLMMGDEAGWAAAEEVDAAAADSLFERRQLGRCRMNVGHTAIGWGRDAVAGRQLDGAVDLLAATGYQRLVNSALITRANLDWHGGVWDGLAVRVTELAGSADTLPEALLEARMILGLLDLAAGRRDDAADQFRVVVAEAVRRGLVDVQTGPAGALGRLFLADDAVADALRVTEPAMTMVVRKGIWLWATELAPVHADALVRAGRGDEAAELTERFAAGLGDLASPAPQAALLVCRGIVAGSAQDAAELFGAAAAAWAELPRPYQELLALERQALALLPGAAALELLGTVQRRLSDLGARWDADRVAQVLRAHGVDVARAWRGGRRGYGDQLSPRELEVARLVTQGLTNRQVAEALFLSPRTVDRHLSAAMRKLGVASRTALAVAVAEKMGDLPTREPGSA, from the coding sequence GTGGTAGGTCAGCACACCGACACCGCCGCGCCGCTCGTCGCCTTCGTCGGACGCGAGCGCGAGCTGTCCGCGCTGACGACCGCTCTCGCCGGATCGCGGGAGCCGGCGTTCGTACTGGTCGAGGGCGAGGCCGGCATCGGCAAGACCCGCCTGGTGCAGGAGGCGCTGGCCGCGCTGGACCCGTCGACGACGCTGGTGGCGGCCTGCCCGCCGCTGGCCGAGCCGTTCCCGCTGGGACCACTGGTCGACGCGCTGCATCGGCTGCCGGTCGACGGGGTGGCGCTGAGCCCGCTGGCGGGGGCGCTGCGGCCGCTGTTCCCGGAGTGGGCCGAGCACCTGCCGCCGGCGCTGGCGCCGCTGGAGGACCCCAGCTCGACCCGGCACCGGCTGTTCCGCGCACTGGCCGAGCTGGTCGAGCGGTCCGGCATCGAGGTGCTGGTGCTGGAGGACGCGCACTGGGCCGACGCCGCGACGCTGGAGTTCCTGCCGCTGCTGGTCGGGGCGACGGAGCACGACCTCAGCCTGGTCGTCACCTACCGCGGCACCGACGTCCCGGCCGCGTCGCCGCTGCTGCGGCTCACCGCGCGCCCGCCGGCCGGCCTGCGCCGGCTCGAGCTGGCGCTGGAGCCGCTGACGGTCGGCGAGACCACCGCGCTGGTCGCGTCGATGTTCGCCACCGACGACATCTCGGCCGAGTTCGTCTCGTTCCTGCACCGCCGCACCGAGGGCGTGCCGCTCGCCCTGGAGGAGAGCCTGTCGCTGCTGCGCGAACGCGGCGACATCGTCCGGCGCGGCGGCGAGTGGTCCCGCCGCGCTGTCGACGACCTGCAGGTGCCGCCGACGGTGCGCGACTCCGTGCTGGAGCGGGTCGAGCGGCTGCCGCCCTCGGCCCGGCGCCTCCTCGAGGCCGCCGCCGTCCTGACCGAGCCGGCCGACGGCGTCCTGCTTGCCCGCGTCGCGGGGCTGGCCGGCGACGACGCGCGGGCGGGGCTGGCCGCGGCGCTGACGTCGGGCCTGCTGCGCGAGGCGTCGCCGGGCCGGTTCGTCTGCCGGCACGTGCTGGCGTCGCGGGCGGTGGAGGAGGCGCTGCCGGTGTCCGAGCGGCGGCTGCTGCACGGCCAGGCCGCCGCGGCGCTGCAGGAGCTGCCGACCCCGCCCGTGCTGCGGCTGAGCCGGCACTTCCGCGAGGCCGGCGACGTCCCCGCGTGGAGCAAGCACGCCGAGGCCGCCGCCGACCTCGCGCTGGAGGCCGGCGAGGACCGCGCCGCCGTTGTCCTGCTGAACGACCTGCTCACGGCCGCCGCCCACCCGCCGGACCGGGAGGCCCGGCTGGCGCACAAGCTCGGCCAGGCCGCCACCTGGGGCGTCGCCGCGCTCGGCGAGCTGGCGCTGGTGGTCGCCGAGACACTGGCGGCGGCACTCGCCCGGCCGGAGCTGCCGGCCGACCGTCGCGGCGAGATCCGGCTGCTGGTCGGACGGCTGTGGCTGCAGCTCGGCGACTTCGACACCGGCATCGAGCACGTCGAGACCGCGGCCGGTGAGCTGGCCGGCCGGCCGGAGCTGGCGGTGCGGGCGATGATCTCACTGTCGCACCCGCGCGGGCAGGTCTGGCCGGTCGGCCGGCACCGCGACTGGCTCGACCGCGCCACCGCACTGTTCCCGCAGGTCCCGGCCGAGGAGCAGACCTGGCTCGCGGTCGATCGCGCCAGCGCGCTGCTGATGATGGGCGACGAGGCCGGCTGGGCCGCGGCCGAGGAGGTCGACGCCGCCGCGGCGGACAGCCTGTTCGAGCGCCGCCAGCTGGGCCGCTGCCGGATGAACGTCGGGCACACCGCCATCGGATGGGGCCGCGACGCGGTCGCCGGGCGGCAGCTGGACGGCGCCGTCGACCTGCTCGCCGCGACCGGGTACCAGCGGCTGGTGAACTCCGCCCTGATCACCCGGGCCAACCTCGACTGGCACGGCGGCGTCTGGGACGGGCTGGCGGTGCGGGTCACCGAACTGGCCGGGTCCGCCGACACGCTGCCGGAGGCGCTGCTCGAGGCGCGGATGATCCTCGGCCTGCTGGACCTCGCCGCCGGCCGCCGCGACGACGCCGCCGACCAGTTCCGGGTGGTCGTCGCCGAAGCGGTGCGGCGCGGGCTGGTCGACGTTCAGACGGGGCCGGCCGGGGCGCTGGGCCGGCTGTTCCTCGCCGACGACGCCGTCGCCGACGCGCTGCGGGTCACCGAGCCGGCGATGACGATGGTCGTGCGCAAGGGCATCTGGCTATGGGCGACCGAGCTGGCGCCGGTGCACGCGGACGCGCTGGTGCGGGCCGGACGCGGCGACGAGGCGGCGGAGCTGACCGAGCGGTTCGCCGCCGGGCTGGGGGACCTCGCCTCGCCGGCCCCGCAGGCGGCGCTGCTGGTCTGCCGGGGCATCGTCGCCGGCTCCGCCCAGGACGCCGCGGAGCTGTTCGGCGCGGCCGCCGCGGCGTGGGCCGAGCTGCCCCGTCCTTATCAGGAGCTGCTCGCGCTGGAACGTCAGGCGCTGGCGCTGCTGCCGGGCGCCGCCGCGCTGGAGCTGCTCGGCACGGTGCAGCGGCGGCTGAGCGACCTCGGCGCCCGGTGGGACGCCGACCGCGTCGCCCAGGTGCTGCGCGCCCACGGCGTCGACGTCGCCCGGGCCTGGCGCGGCGGCCGGCGCGGCTACGGCGACCAGTTGTCGCCGCGTGAGCTGGAGGTCGCCCGGCTGGTCACGCAGGGCCTGACGAACCGGCAGGTCGCCGAGGCGCTGTTCCTGTCCCCGCGCACCGTCGACCGGCACCTCAGCGCCGCGATGCGCAAGCTCGGCGTCGCGTCGCGCACGGCGCTCGCGGTCGCGGTGGCGGAAAAGATGGGTGATCTGCCCACTCGCGAACCCGGCTCGGCGTGA
- a CDS encoding GntR family transcriptional regulator — MPNDERTLAQSAYGDIRALIVDGELPPGTKLIVRLLSERLGLSATPIKSALAALERDGFLVAIPHRGFHVPQVGLRDMLEIYELREMLDGVAARRVARSPSAAEFVRTVLDPLLAKQREHGGSGDLAGLRDLDAEFHRAIWHASGNGRLARVADNLSGQVRLAWSGRPSGGIGRTLREHEAITAAIAAGDPVAAERASRAHVRRSVAAYERALVRPDGGR, encoded by the coding sequence GTGCCCAACGACGAGCGGACCCTGGCGCAGTCCGCCTACGGTGACATCCGCGCCCTGATCGTGGACGGCGAGCTGCCGCCCGGGACGAAGCTGATCGTGCGGCTGCTGTCCGAGCGGCTCGGGCTGTCCGCCACGCCGATCAAGTCCGCGTTGGCCGCGCTCGAGCGCGACGGCTTCCTCGTCGCGATCCCGCACCGCGGCTTCCACGTGCCGCAGGTCGGCCTGCGGGACATGCTGGAGATCTACGAGCTGCGCGAGATGCTCGACGGCGTCGCCGCGCGGCGGGTGGCCCGGTCGCCGTCCGCCGCCGAGTTCGTCCGGACCGTGCTCGACCCGCTGCTGGCGAAGCAGCGCGAGCACGGCGGCAGCGGCGACCTCGCCGGCCTGCGCGACCTCGACGCCGAGTTCCACCGGGCCATCTGGCACGCGTCCGGCAACGGGCGGCTGGCCCGGGTGGCCGACAACCTCAGCGGCCAGGTCCGGCTCGCGTGGTCGGGCCGGCCGTCCGGCGGGATCGGGCGGACGCTGCGCGAGCACGAGGCGATCACGGCCGCCATCGCCGCCGGCGACCCGGTCGCGGCCGAGCGGGCGTCGCGGGCGCACGTCCGGCGCTCCGTCGCGGCCTACGAGCGGGCGCTGGTCAGGCCGGACGGTGGCCGATGA
- a CDS encoding FAD-binding oxidoreductase: protein MTTTARLRDELGDRLVLPGDEHYDRMRTVWNAMVDRRPRMIVRCAGPDDVAAAIRLAREQGLEIGVRCGGHSVLGISVPDDGLMIDLTPMGAVTVDPATRRARVQGGALLGALDIAAQQHGLATTAGNVSHTGVGGLTLGGGMGWLARQYGLSCDNVVSYEVVTASGERLRASRDEHPDLYWGLRGGGGNFGIVTEFEFQLHPVGTRAYVAELTYPLDAAAAVLRGWRDLSAEAPRQATFTASMGRGLATVGYVWAGDTEHAADLLPPLRSLGVPVTENVGELSYVELQTREDSPEGHAFRRYWKGHYVRGLPDEAIDAMVEHGGVDMGISLQAYGGAIADVPDDDAAFSQRDAAFEYVAASRWDDPAEDAERMAVARRTAAAIEPFSSGAYVNALSDEGAAGVRRAYRPAKLDRLTTVKTAYDPENVFHLNHNIAPAARS from the coding sequence ATGACGACGACAGCGCGACTCCGTGATGAGCTCGGCGACCGCCTGGTGCTGCCGGGCGACGAGCACTACGACCGCATGCGGACGGTCTGGAACGCCATGGTCGACCGCCGGCCGCGGATGATCGTCCGCTGCGCCGGCCCCGACGACGTCGCCGCCGCGATCCGGCTGGCCCGCGAACAGGGCCTCGAGATTGGCGTCCGCTGCGGCGGTCACAGCGTGCTGGGCATCTCGGTGCCGGACGACGGCCTGATGATCGACCTGACGCCGATGGGCGCGGTCACGGTCGACCCGGCCACCCGGCGGGCCCGTGTGCAAGGTGGCGCCCTGCTCGGCGCGCTGGACATCGCGGCACAGCAGCACGGCCTCGCCACCACCGCCGGCAACGTCTCGCACACCGGCGTCGGCGGGCTCACGCTCGGCGGCGGCATGGGCTGGCTCGCCCGTCAGTACGGCCTGAGCTGCGACAACGTCGTGTCCTACGAGGTGGTGACGGCGTCCGGCGAGCGGCTGCGGGCCAGCCGCGACGAGCACCCCGACCTGTACTGGGGGCTGCGCGGCGGCGGCGGCAACTTCGGCATCGTCACCGAGTTCGAGTTCCAGCTGCACCCCGTCGGCACCCGCGCGTACGTCGCCGAACTGACCTACCCGCTGGACGCCGCCGCCGCGGTGCTGCGCGGCTGGCGCGACCTCAGCGCCGAGGCGCCCCGTCAGGCGACCTTCACCGCGTCGATGGGCCGCGGGCTGGCCACCGTCGGCTACGTGTGGGCGGGGGACACCGAGCACGCGGCGGACCTGCTGCCGCCGCTGCGCTCGCTGGGCGTGCCGGTGACGGAGAACGTCGGCGAGCTGTCCTACGTCGAGCTGCAGACCCGCGAGGACTCCCCGGAGGGGCACGCGTTCCGCCGCTACTGGAAGGGCCACTACGTGCGCGGGCTGCCCGACGAGGCGATCGACGCGATGGTCGAGCACGGCGGCGTCGACATGGGCATCAGCCTGCAGGCCTACGGCGGCGCCATCGCCGACGTGCCCGACGACGACGCCGCCTTCAGCCAGCGCGACGCCGCCTTCGAGTACGTCGCCGCCTCCCGGTGGGACGACCCCGCCGAGGACGCCGAGCGGATGGCCGTCGCGCGCCGGACCGCCGCCGCGATCGAGCCGTTCTCCAGCGGCGCGTACGTCAACGCGCTCAGCGACGAGGGCGCCGCCGGTGTGCGCCGCGCGTACCGGCCGGCGAAGCTGGACCGGCTGACGACGGTGAAGACGGCCTACGACCCGGAGAACGTCTTCCACCTCAACCACAACATCGCGCCGGCCGCGCGGTCGTGA
- the pdxR gene encoding MocR-like pyridoxine biosynthesis transcription factor PdxR, whose protein sequence is MAGLQTNSAGESLLVTLDRDSGEPLHRQLAAAVRDGVRSGRLRRGTTLPPTRRLAGELGVSRGVVVEAYQQLVSEGYLTSRTGGYTEVAATPAAQPVPSAPAAPAAPAVDFGYGRYDVSNFPRAAWLRSIRRAYAQAPNERFGYLTGRGVPELHEALADYLNRVRGTAAFPDTVVVSNGYAQGIALTAQVLAARGARRIAVEDPSADDDLRPLARTMGLDVVGVPVDDDGVRIDVLDGVDADALVLTPTHQWPTGAVLSAPRRAAVLRWAAARGALVVEDDYDAEYRYDRSPVGTMQGLAPDLVAYSGTASKTLAPGLRLGWLVLPRSLVDEVAEAKLLADRGSPVLDQLAFADFLAHGEFDRHLRRMRPIYRRRRDVLLAALAALLPELEPAGISAGLHLVAWLPDGVDEATVVAAAARRGVRVNGVTPYRLSPAERGGLIFGYSALNERVVADGVARLATAFADVRRK, encoded by the coding sequence ATGGCGGGACTCCAGACCAATTCCGCCGGCGAGAGCCTGCTCGTGACGCTCGACCGCGACAGCGGCGAGCCGCTGCACCGGCAGCTCGCGGCGGCCGTACGCGACGGCGTCCGGTCCGGCCGGCTGCGCCGCGGCACCACACTTCCACCCACCCGCCGCCTGGCCGGCGAGCTGGGCGTGTCCCGCGGCGTCGTCGTCGAGGCGTACCAGCAGCTGGTCTCAGAGGGCTACCTGACCAGCCGGACCGGCGGGTACACCGAGGTCGCCGCGACGCCGGCCGCCCAGCCCGTGCCGTCCGCACCGGCCGCGCCTGCCGCGCCCGCCGTCGACTTCGGCTACGGCCGCTACGACGTCTCGAACTTCCCGCGGGCCGCGTGGCTGCGGTCGATCCGCCGGGCCTACGCCCAGGCGCCGAACGAACGGTTCGGGTACCTCACCGGCCGCGGCGTGCCGGAGCTGCACGAGGCGCTGGCCGACTATCTCAACCGGGTCCGCGGCACCGCGGCGTTCCCCGACACCGTCGTCGTCAGCAACGGCTACGCCCAGGGCATCGCGCTGACGGCCCAGGTGCTGGCCGCCCGCGGCGCCCGCCGCATCGCGGTCGAGGACCCGTCCGCCGACGACGACCTGCGCCCGCTGGCCCGGACCATGGGGCTGGACGTGGTCGGCGTGCCGGTCGACGACGACGGTGTGCGCATCGACGTGCTCGACGGCGTCGACGCCGACGCGCTGGTCCTGACGCCGACGCACCAGTGGCCGACCGGCGCGGTGCTGTCGGCGCCGCGCCGGGCCGCCGTGCTGCGCTGGGCGGCCGCGCGAGGTGCGCTGGTCGTCGAGGACGACTACGACGCCGAGTACCGCTACGACCGCTCCCCTGTCGGCACGATGCAGGGCCTGGCGCCCGACCTCGTCGCCTACTCCGGGACGGCAAGCAAGACGCTGGCGCCCGGGCTGCGGCTCGGCTGGCTGGTGCTGCCGCGGTCGCTGGTCGACGAGGTCGCCGAGGCGAAGCTGCTGGCCGACCGCGGCTCGCCGGTGCTCGACCAGCTGGCCTTCGCCGACTTCCTGGCGCACGGCGAGTTCGACCGGCACCTGCGCCGCATGCGGCCGATCTACCGGCGCCGGCGCGACGTGCTGCTGGCGGCGCTGGCCGCCCTGCTGCCGGAGCTGGAGCCCGCGGGGATCTCCGCCGGGCTGCACCTGGTCGCCTGGTTGCCCGACGGCGTCGACGAGGCGACGGTCGTGGCGGCGGCCGCCCGGCGTGGCGTGCGGGTGAACGGAGTGACGCCATACCGGCTTTCTCCGGCGGAGCGCGGCGGTTTGATCTTCGGCTATTCCGCCCTGAACGAACGCGTAGTCGCAGACGGAGTCGCGAGGCTGGCCACCGCGTTTGCGGACGTTCGCCGGAAATGA
- a CDS encoding MarR family winged helix-turn-helix transcriptional regulator, with amino-acid sequence MTEQTNTSGALGRSVHAVEPAGTQALEFADALMAFLSASRRTRGRLQPLFDDITVPQLVLLDAIEECGADGVGAVAELTGLSQPTVTRSAGALVRDGLVRYSQADGDGRRRVLELTERGSTLLTAKRAVVAGHLAGAWDNLSPAEQALVVPLLRHLTELVDKLF; translated from the coding sequence GTGACCGAGCAGACCAACACCAGCGGTGCGCTGGGCCGCAGCGTCCACGCCGTCGAGCCGGCCGGCACGCAGGCGCTCGAGTTCGCCGACGCGCTCATGGCGTTCCTGTCGGCGTCGCGGCGCACGCGAGGGCGGCTGCAGCCGCTGTTCGACGACATCACCGTGCCGCAGCTGGTCCTCCTCGACGCCATCGAGGAGTGCGGCGCGGACGGCGTCGGCGCGGTGGCGGAACTGACCGGCCTCAGCCAGCCGACGGTCACCCGCAGCGCCGGCGCCCTCGTCCGCGACGGCCTCGTCCGATACAGCCAGGCCGACGGCGACGGCCGTCGCCGGGTGCTCGAACTCACCGAGCGCGGCAGCACCCTGCTGACCGCCAAACGCGCCGTCGTCGCCGGTCATCTGGCCGGTGCCTGGGACAACCTCTCCCCCGCCGAGCAGGCCCTCGTGGTGCCGCTGCTCCGCCACCTCACCGAACTCGTCGACAAGCTGTTCTGA
- a CDS encoding class I SAM-dependent methyltransferase yields MTEEYRFYGDLAGWWPLISPPGEYADDAAFAASALESASVPVRDVLELGSGGGHNAVHLKRRFALTLVDLSPPMLDVSRRLNPECEHVEGDMRELRLGRAFDAVFVHDAVDYMLTEDDLGRTVETAFAHCRPGGAAVFVPDHTAETFEESTEHGGADGDDGRGARFLGWTWDPDPDDTWVRTEYVLLLREPDGSTQTVHETHRTGIFSRDVWHRLLTGAGFEPLVLTRSDGADDAPRDLFIGHRPA; encoded by the coding sequence ATGACCGAGGAGTATCGGTTCTACGGTGACCTCGCCGGCTGGTGGCCGCTGATCTCGCCGCCCGGCGAGTACGCCGACGACGCCGCGTTCGCGGCGAGCGCGCTGGAGTCCGCCAGCGTCCCCGTCCGGGACGTGCTCGAGCTGGGCAGCGGCGGCGGGCACAACGCCGTCCACCTCAAGCGCCGGTTCGCGCTGACGCTGGTCGACCTGTCGCCGCCGATGCTCGACGTGTCGCGCCGGCTGAACCCGGAGTGCGAGCACGTCGAGGGCGACATGCGCGAGCTGCGCCTGGGCCGCGCGTTCGACGCGGTGTTCGTGCACGACGCCGTCGACTACATGCTGACCGAGGACGACCTGGGGCGGACGGTCGAGACGGCGTTCGCGCACTGCCGGCCGGGCGGCGCCGCGGTGTTCGTCCCGGACCACACCGCGGAGACGTTCGAGGAGAGCACCGAGCACGGCGGTGCCGACGGCGACGACGGGCGCGGCGCGCGGTTCCTCGGGTGGACGTGGGACCCGGACCCGGACGACACGTGGGTGCGGACGGAGTACGTGCTGCTGCTGCGCGAGCCTGACGGCAGCACTCAGACGGTGCACGAGACGCACCGCACCGGCATCTTCAGCCGCGACGTGTGGCACCGGCTGCTGACCGGCGCCGGGTTCGAGCCGCTGGTGCTGACCCGCAGCGACGGCGCTGACGACGCGCCGCGCGACCTGTTCATCGGCCACCGTCCGGCCTGA
- a CDS encoding cold-shock protein yields the protein MTQGTVKWFNAEKGFGFIAREDGPDVFVHHSEIDSEGFRSLEENQRVEFELAQGPKGPQATRVRAL from the coding sequence ATGACTCAGGGAACTGTCAAGTGGTTCAACGCGGAGAAGGGCTTCGGCTTCATCGCTCGCGAGGACGGGCCTGACGTGTTCGTCCACCACTCCGAGATCGACAGCGAGGGCTTCCGCAGCCTCGAGGAGAACCAGCGGGTGGAGTTCGAGCTGGCGCAGGGTCCGAAGGGCCCGCAGGCCACGCGCGTCCGCGCGCTCTGA